In Bacillota bacterium, the genomic stretch ATTTAGCTGACATACTCCATAAGTTTGCCCTGCTTGCGAAGTACATTAATTAACGCCCTTATGACCTTAGGGTCAAATTTCATACCCTGGTCTTTTTTCATCCGACTTATAGCCTGGTACGATGTTAGCTTTTCTTCAAAGGCATCCCCTCTTGTAAGCTTGTCGAAACAGCTTGCAGCGTTAATGATGCGTGCACCAATTGGAATATCCTCAGGCGATTTTGCGCGATCGATTGGAAAGTGATGCTTTCGAACCATATCTGCCGCGTCTTTTAGGAAATCTACCTGCTCCATAACCTCAGCACCCATTATGGCATGGGGAGCTTCCCCGCTTTGGGAGCTCGTCTGTTCAAGCAGCTGATCAAGGGAGTCCTCATCAACGCCAAGCAGCCCGATATCGTGAAGCAGTGCAGCATAACCGATTAGCTCTAATTCGCGACCGTGTATCCCTATCTCTTTAGCAATATCCACTGAGTAATTAGCAACCCTTCGCCCATGGCCATGGCGGCTTGGATTTTGAGCTTCAATTGCATTAGCCAGTGCCTCGATAGTCTTTCGGTAAACATTTCTGATGTCCAGAAAAGACTTAAAAGATAGCCTCGCTACCGATAGCGGAAGAAAAAATACTATAAGACTCCAGTAACCCATTCCCCTATACATAAGGGCAAGCAGCATGCCGATAGATGAAAGCGAGAGATATATTGGACCTAGAAACCGGATAGCGGATACAAAACCTGGGATATAAGGAGTCCCCCTTCTAAAAGCAATAGTTAGCTGATCTAAACCAAGATCGATTAAAATATAAACTCCGCACGCTATTAAAAGGGACAAAAGTCCGTAGAACGGTTCAATCTTTCCAGGCCTTCCGCCAACGTAGTAAAAAACATACGTTGAAGCGAAAGTCGCATTAATCTTAAGCGATAGCGGAAAGGCATTTCGGGCTAAAGCAATTTTAAATTGCTTTATGATAGCTGAAGCAATTATGCCTATTAGAATAATGACCAGAGTATCAGAAATTGGAAAGAGAATAATGCTTGCGATGATAACTGCCGTGTCAATGTGAAGCTTTCCGCCTTGGGGCAACTGGATATCGAGAAGCCTACTGCCCGCTAAAGCAGCAGCAAAAAGAAGCACGGGAAGGATATGCCCTGCCGAAAACCTCGGCAAGAAATAAACAAGTATTGCAAGCCCCGAGAGCATAGATAACGCCTGCAATAATATGAGTTTATACGGAATCTTCAATCGCAATTTTTAACTGCAACTCCTCTATCTCATAGTCCTTGTCTTCAAGCGATATACCTGAGGCTTTTATAAAAGCCTCGACAACCCTTGGGTCAAACTGGCTACCGCTACAGGCAACAAGCTCTGCAGCTGCTTCTTTAGCGCTTAAAGCCGGTCGGTAAGAGCGAGTCGATGTCATAGCGTCGTAGCTATCGGCAACGGTCATTATCCGAGCAAGAAGCGGTATCCTGTCTCCCGATAACCCTTCAGCATAGCCAGTACCGTTTAGCCGTTCGTGGTGATAGTAAACTGCAGGGACCGCTGATTTTAAGAAATCGATATCTCCTATTATCTCAGCCCCTATTCCAGGATGTGCCTGGATACGCTTAAACTCATCATTGGTAAGCCTCCCTGGCTTGTTCAGTATCCTGCGGGCAATACCAACTTTACCTATATCATGGAGAAGTGCGGCATAGCGAAGTGTTTCAATCTTATCGTCCGGGAGCTTCAGCTCTCTAGCCATCATCTCGGCATACCTGGCAACTCTTTCGGAATGACCTCGCGTATAAGGATCTTTTGCCTCAAGCGCCTGGACGAGCGCACTTACTGTATCGACATAAGCGCTTTTTAGGTTCATATAAACCTGAAAAGTCTGGCGGGCGATGAGAAGCGGAATGATAAGAAGAATTATGCTTGCCGGTCCGGATGTCACATATATTTGAGCAAGAATAAGGCCGAGGATACCGAGCGCATAGTAATTTGGGATCAGCCACTGGAAATTGTACCGCCAGGTATTGATAACCGACTCGTTATAGAGTAACGCCACCGCCAGAGCGATCAGGGCGGTATTTATGATGAAAAAAACGGTTGATGAGACAACTACCGGAAGGATAATAAACGGAAAATCAGATGCTGCAATGCTGCCGGTAGAGCCACCGAAAAGCATATAGGCATACCCCGCCGCAAAAGCGGATATGATGTAGTTGCAAGCGCTAAAGACCATCTTATACCAGGGTATCTTGTTTCTTATATCACTTATATTAACAACAGTAATTAAGCTTGCTATCGTGGCGACCCACGGCCCAAACATAAGAATTGTTGCAAATATTATCGAGAAGCTAACTGAGATAGAGGCCTTTTTAGGCAGCCCAATCGTAAACGAGTCGGCGATAAATATAAGCAGCGCAAAAAAAGCGACCTCAGTCCAGGGTACTTCTGGTTTCATGATCAGACTCACAACCAGAATCACTATCGCCGCTACATAAAGGCTATAAAAAAGTGCTCTTGCTCTTGTCGGGACATCTTTCACGACTTCAGGTGCTTTTGTATTATCTTTATTACTTGCTAGATAATTGCGGTTGCAAACTCACCGCATTTTCTAAATCTTAGATTTAGAAAATGCGGACCGACACCAAAAATCAAATTATCCTAACCGACCACCGGCGCCGCCGGCGAGTATTAGGCTTGCGAGGGCGGCAAGAGTCATTAAAATACGAGCCTTCACTTAAAGACCTCCTCTTTGGGTTTTCTCTCTACCTCCGCTAATTATTAGAGAGATCACTACCGCTCCGCTAGTTTAAGTTAAAATTGTTGAGTCAGTTTAAGTCCAAAATATTTGATGTCGGTCCAATACTCAGCTTATGCGGTTATCAAAATACCTAATCGCCTGTTTACAGCATCTAGAACCGCTTTTACTATTGTCTCGCGCTGGTCACCCTTTACAAAGGCACAACCTATGACCGTCTCCTCTTCGCTTATGCTTAGTATAGCAATTGATACGATAACTGCCATATCCCTGCCTAAACTAATAGCGGTGATATCCTCAAGTGAGAGGCAATAGGAATCTGGAATTAACTGTTCCACGGCTTTGATGGTAGCAAGAGCTACCAATCTTAGACGCCCTACCCTTGACGCAGGTCCTAATTCAACTCCCTCATACTTATTGCTGCCATACTCAAGAGTTACTGTAACCTGCGCCTTCTGGCCAAAAATCTCGTGTTTAACCGATGTAAGCTTTGGCCTTGAACTTGCTATCCTCGCATCCTGGGTATTTATCAAGGCAATACTTATCTTGCGGTGATTGACCGGAAGGCCGTACTTTGCCATTAAAACCGATTCGATATCGCGTGCTAATTGTTTCGGGCCCCTTGAAGAATCGGCTAGGATATGAATTTCTTCGATATTTTGTTCGGAATCTACGACTATTCGAGCTGCCTCAACTGCATCGATCTGACACAACGAGTTCTCAATCTCATCGAGCGAAAACTTCTCGACCATAGGACTCATGGTATATCCTTTGCAACTAAGTTCTTACTTGCTAAAAAAGTAAAAGCCCTACATACACTGCAACAACTGTTTTATCCGGCGGTCACATGGTTTATCAAGTGAGACATCTCACCATTCGAAATTCGTTAGGCCTTCCCGTGTATGGGTTCGATCAATCCATAGTTATGATCTTTTCTCTTGTATACGACATTAATTTCTTCAGTCTCCGCGTTGGTAAAAACAAAGAAGTCGTGTCCCAGCAGCTCCATCTGCATGGTGGCTTCTTCTGGGACCATCGGTTTGACCGCAACTTGTTTTACTTTGACGATTCTAGGCCCTCTTTCCTCCGCTTCGCCTTCCTCAATTTTTGCTTTTGCAATCTCGCCTAAACCTGGAGCGCTCTTCGACGACTTATACGTCTTGTTCTTATACCGTTTTACTTGCCTTTCAAGCTTGTCCACAACCATATCTATAGACGCATACATATCACCGGAAGATTCTTTTGCTCTGAGGATAGGCCCCTTTGGGAAAACAGTTACCTCAACGGTCTTAGAATTTACAATGCTGGGGTTTTTCTCATCGGTGAATTCGATCTCTATTTTCTGTATCTGGTCAAAGTATTTAGTTATCCTTCCTATTTTATCTTCTGCGTATGCGCGAAGCGCATCTGTGACATTTATGTGCCTGCCTTTAATGATGATTTCCATATTGCCACCCCCATCGGCGATCTTTGATTATCTCTATACCGATTATCTCTATATAAACCATCGGCTATATTTGAGGAGTAAATGACATAAACGGCTCGGTAATTAGATTTTTCCCGTTTATACTAATAGTTTACCTTAAAACGGAATCAATAGAAATTCAAAGCGATATGAGAGCCCTCCGTAGAAAGGCCTGGCTAAAACTTGCTTGGTTTATCCTCCCAGGTTAACCTGGTTTATTGGCAAGGCTACCTATTATTATAAACCAAGCAATAAAAAATAACACCGCTAAATGGAAAACCCCATGCATAAAAACACATGGGGTGTTGTTGGTCTTGGTTCTTATTTGCCCCTAAACCATTTTCTGCACATTTGCAGCCTGAGGACCGCGTTCACCCTGTACGATTTCAAACATCACTTTTTGCCCTTCGCTAAGGGTTCTAAAGCCGTCCTCAGCGATTGCAGAAAAGTGCACGAATACGTCATCTCCACTTTCTTGCTCGATGAATCCGTAGCCTTTTTCCGCGCTAAACCATTTGACCGTTCCCTGAAGCACGTGCACCTCCTAAAACATGCAACCAACAACTGAAGCCAAGCACTCCATGTGGTTTGTCAAATAACCAACATGATAGTGCCTCTAGTTTATACATATCATTAGACCGATTTATTGACCAGGTAAATATTGTCATATTGTTAAGTTATTCCATAACTAGCCAGGCCGTCTTGAACCAGTTTTAACATGTAAAACACCTCGTAAATGGCATAAGAGATAATTTACCGCTGTGAAAAATTATTTGGTAATAATTTTTTGCCCAAAGTTAATACATTTGTATTGTAAGACAACATTCGAAGGATGATAATGATTGTCAATAAAATAGTTAATCGTATCGGCAGGCATCTATTACTTACCCGCCATACAATTAATAAGGAAATGGCGCTTATGCTAAAGAGCATCCTTGATTTACTGTTTCCTCCAAGATGTAGAATTTGCAAAAAGGTAGCTTCTGATCCCATATGCGAAAGTTGCGCCGGAAGCTTTATGAGAATTGCTGGCAATCTTTGCACTAAATGCGGAAAGCCCTGTCTAAGAGAAGTAAGCATGTGCCGGGATTGTTCTGGTAAAACGCTCTACTTTACCTGCGCCCGTTCGGGTGGAAGTTATGCTGGAGCACTAAAAGATGCGATTCGCCATCTTAAGTACAAAAACGGCAAGAAGCTTGCCCCACACCTGGCCCGGTTTGCCTCTAAAGCAGCAGCCGAGTTCATCGATGATATCAGTGCAATCGCTTTTGTACCGCTGACTGCACAAAAAGAGGCAAAGCGTGGTTATAACCAATCG encodes the following:
- a CDS encoding cold shock domain-containing protein, translated to MLQGTVKWFSAEKGYGFIEQESGDDVFVHFSAIAEDGFRTLSEGQKVMFEIVQGERGPQAANVQKMV
- a CDS encoding HD-GYP domain-containing protein, producing MKDVPTRARALFYSLYVAAIVILVVSLIMKPEVPWTEVAFFALLIFIADSFTIGLPKKASISVSFSIIFATILMFGPWVATIASLITVVNISDIRNKIPWYKMVFSACNYIISAFAAGYAYMLFGGSTGSIAASDFPFIILPVVVSSTVFFIINTALIALAVALLYNESVINTWRYNFQWLIPNYYALGILGLILAQIYVTSGPASIILLIIPLLIARQTFQVYMNLKSAYVDTVSALVQALEAKDPYTRGHSERVARYAEMMARELKLPDDKIETLRYAALLHDIGKVGIARRILNKPGRLTNDEFKRIQAHPGIGAEIIGDIDFLKSAVPAVYYHHERLNGTGYAEGLSGDRIPLLARIMTVADSYDAMTSTRSYRPALSAKEAAAELVACSGSQFDPRVVEAFIKASGISLEDKDYEIEELQLKIAIEDSV
- a CDS encoding ComF family protein; this translates as MIVNKIVNRIGRHLLLTRHTINKEMALMLKSILDLLFPPRCRICKKVASDPICESCAGSFMRIAGNLCTKCGKPCLREVSMCRDCSGKTLYFTCARSGGSYAGALKDAIRHLKYKNGKKLAPHLARFASKAAAEFIDDISAIAFVPLTAQKEAKRGYNQSHLIAQELAAIYNKPLYRGLIKIKNTPDQNKLGLIERSKNVKGAFELNLPIKGKILLVDDVYTTGSTVNECAQQLIKGGAEEVFVLTVARTPLGGT
- a CDS encoding HD domain-containing protein, with the translated sequence MRLKIPYKLILLQALSMLSGLAILVYFLPRFSAGHILPVLLFAAALAGSRLLDIQLPQGGKLHIDTAVIIASIILFPISDTLVIILIGIIASAIIKQFKIALARNAFPLSLKINATFASTYVFYYVGGRPGKIEPFYGLLSLLIACGVYILIDLGLDQLTIAFRRGTPYIPGFVSAIRFLGPIYLSLSSIGMLLALMYRGMGYWSLIVFFLPLSVARLSFKSFLDIRNVYRKTIEALANAIEAQNPSRHGHGRRVANYSVDIAKEIGIHGRELELIGYAALLHDIGLLGVDEDSLDQLLEQTSSQSGEAPHAIMGAEVMEQVDFLKDAADMVRKHHFPIDRAKSPEDIPIGARIINAASCFDKLTRGDAFEEKLTSYQAISRMKKDQGMKFDPKVIRALINVLRKQGKLMEYVS
- the raiA gene encoding ribosome-associated translation inhibitor RaiA; translation: MEIIIKGRHINVTDALRAYAEDKIGRITKYFDQIQKIEIEFTDEKNPSIVNSKTVEVTVFPKGPILRAKESSGDMYASIDMVVDKLERQVKRYKNKTYKSSKSAPGLGEIAKAKIEEGEAEERGPRIVKVKQVAVKPMVPEEATMQMELLGHDFFVFTNAETEEINVVYKRKDHNYGLIEPIHGKA